The following coding sequences lie in one Glycine soja cultivar W05 chromosome 16, ASM419377v2, whole genome shotgun sequence genomic window:
- the LOC114390157 gene encoding receptor-like protein EIX2 produces MSCYFLKLFYALLLLLLHAAGSILGFNSLSNSAEIKCIESERQALLNFKHGLIDGFGMLSTWRDDDSNRDCCKWKGIQCNNQTGHVEMLHLRGQDTQYLIGAINISLLIALENIEHLDLSYNDFEGSPIPELMGSFTNLRYLNLSDCSFVGSIPSDLGKLTHLLSLDLGNNMYLHGQIPYQLGNLIHLQYLDLSDNYLDGELPCQLGNLSQLRYLDLDANSFSGALPFQVGNLPLLHTLGLGSNFDVKSKDVEWLTNLSCLTKLKLSSLHNLSSSHHWLQMISKLIPNLRELRLFDCSLSDTNIQSLFYSPSNFSTALTILDLSSNKLTSSTFQLLSNFSLNLQELYLRDNNIVLASPLCTNFPSLVILDLSYNNMASSVFQGGFNFSSKLQNLDLRNCSLTDGSFLVSSSFNMSSSSSLVSLDLNSNLLKSSTIFYWLFNSTTNLQNLFLNANMLEGTIPDGFGKVMNSLEVLYLSGNKLQGEIPSFFGNMCTLQRLDLSNNKLNGEFSSFFRNSSWCNRYIFKSLYLSYNQITGMLPKSIGLLSELEDLYLAGNSLEGDVTESHLSNFSKLKYLHLSENSLSLKFVPSWVPPFQLRSLGLRSCKLGPTFPSWLKTQTSLNWLDISDNGINDSVPDWFWNNLQYMRLLSMSFNYLIGVIPNISWKLPYRPFILLNSNQFEGKIPSFLLQASQLMLSENNFSDLFSFLCDQSTASNLGTLDVSHNQIKGQLPDCWKSVKQLLFLDLSSNKLSGKIPMSMGALVNMEALVLRNNGLMGELPSSLKNCSSLFMLDLSENMLSGPIPSWIGQSMQQLIILNMRGNHLSGYLPIHLCYLNRIQLLDLSRNNLSRGIPTCLKNLTAMSEQSINSSDIVSRIYWHNNTYIEIYGVYGLGGYTLDITWMWKGVERGFKNPELELKSIDLSSNNLMGEIPKEVGYLLGLVSLNLSRNDLSGEIPSQIGNLSSLESLDLSRNHISGRIPSSLSEIDDLGKLDLSHNSLSGRIPSGRHFETFEASSFEGNIDLCGEQLNKTCPGDGDQTTAEHQEPPVNGDDSFFYEGLYMSLGIGYFTGFWGLLGPLLLWRPWRISYIRFLNRLTDYVCVCLW; encoded by the coding sequence atgagTTGTTATTTTCTGAAACTATTTTATGCACTTTTGTTGCTTTTATTGCATGCTGCAGGATCCATTCTTGGATTCAACAGCCTTTCCAATAGCGCAGAAATTAAGTGCATTGAGAGTGAGAGACAAGCACTCCTCAACTTCAAACATGGCCTCATAGATGGCTTTGGCATGCTGTCTACATGGAGGGACGATGACAGTAACAGAGACTGTTGCAAATGGAAAGGCATTCAATGCAACAATCAAACTGGTCATGTTGAGATGCTTCATCTCCGTGGTCAGGATACACAATATTTGATAGGTGCAATCAATATCTCTTTATTGATTGCCCTTGAAAATATTGAACACTTGGATCTCAGCTATAATGATTTTGAAGGGAGTCCTATCCCAGAACTCATGGGCTCGTTCACCAACTTAAGATATCTCAATCTCTCTGATTGTTCATTTGTTGGGAGTATTCCTTCTGATCTTGGAAAGCTTACACATTTACTGTCTCTTGATCTAGGTAACAATATGTATCTCCATGGACAAATCCCTTATCAACTTGGAAACCTTATACATTTACAATATCTTGATCTAAGTGATAATTATCTAGATGGGGAACTCCCTTGTCAACTTGGAAATCTCTCACAGTTGAGGTATCTTGATCTTGATGCAAATTCATTTTCGGGAGCACTCCCTTTCCAAGTTGGGAATCTTCCTTTGTTGCACACTCTTGGACTTGGTAGCAATTTTGATGTGAAATCTAAGGATGTAGAGTGGTTGACAAATCTGTCTTGTTTGACAAAACTCAAGCTAAGTTCACTACACAACCTTTCCTCTTCTCATCACTGGCTACAAATGATCAGCAAGCTTATTCCAAACTTAAGAGAGTTGAGGCTATTTGATTGTTCTCTTTCAGATACAAATATTCAATCTCTGTTTTATTCACCTTCCAACTTTTCCACTGCTCTTACAATCCTTGATCTTTCTTCAAATAAGCTGACATCCTCAACATTTCAACTGTTGTCAAACTTTAGCCTTAATCTTCAGGAGCTTTATCTTCGTGATAATAACATTGTTTTGGCATCTCCTCTCTGCACAAACTTTCCTTCTCTTGTGATCCTTGACCTTTCCTATAATAATATGGCATCATCAGTCTTTCAAGGTGGTTTCAACTTCAGCTCAAAACTTCAGAATCTTGATTTGCGAAATTGTAGTCTTACGGATGGAAGTTTTCTTGTGTCATCTTCTTTCAATATGagttcttcatcttctcttgtttcCCTTGATCTCAACTCAAATCTgttgaaatcatcaactatatttTACTGGCTCTTTAACTCCACCACCAATCTTCAAAACCTTTTCCTTAATGCGAACATGTTAGAAGGTACCATTCCAGATGGATTTGGGAAAGTAATGAACTCTCTTGAAGTTCTTTACCTCTCCGGTAACAAACTGCAAGGCGAGATTCCATCTTTCTTTGGTAACATGTGCACATTGCAGAGGTTAGACCTCTCAAATAACAAGTTGAACGGGGAATTTTCTAGCTTCTTCCGAAATTCTTCATGGTGCAACAGATACATATTTAAGAGCTTGTACTTATCTTATAACCAGATTACTGGCATGTTACCTAAAAGCATTGGATTGTTATCAGAGTTGGAGGATCTTTACTTGGCTGGGAATTCTTTGGAGGGTGACGTCACTGAATCCCATCTTTCtaatttttccaaattaaaatacttgcACCTATCAGAGAACTCGTTGTCTCTGAAATTCGTCCCGAGTTGGGTTCCTCCATTCCAATTAAGATCATTGGGACTCAGATCTTGCAAGTTGGGCCCCACTTTTCCTAGTTGGCTCAAGACTCAAACTTCTTTGAATTGGCTTGATATTTCTGATAACGGGATTAATGACTCTGTACCAGACTGGTTTTGGAATAACTTGCAATATATGAGATTGTTAAGTATGTCTTTCAATTATCTCATTGGTGTAATTCCTAATATATCGTGGAAGCTTCCTTACAGACCATTTATACTTCTGAATTCAAATCAGTTTGAGGGTAAAATTCCGTCATTTTTACTACAAGCTTCCCAGCTGATGCtctctgaaaataatttttcagatTTGTTTTCATTCTTATGTGACCAAAGCACAGCTTCAAATTTGGGCACTTTAGATGTATCACACAATCAAATAAAGGGGCAACTCCCAGATTGTTGGAAATCAGTAAAGCAATTACTGTTTCTTGATTTAAGCAGCAATAAATTGTCAGGGAAGATTCCTATGTCCATGGGCGCCCTTGTTAATATGGAAGCCTTGGTTTTAAGAAACAATGGTTTAATGGGTGAGTTGCCTTCTTCTTTGAAGAATTGCAGCAGTTTATTTATGCTGGACCTGAGTGAAAATATGTTGTCGGGTCCAATACCATCATGGATTGGACAAAGTATGCAGCAATTGATAATCTTGAACATGCGAGGAAATCACCTCTCAGGATATCTACCCATTCATCTCTGTTATTTGAACCGTATTCAGTTGTTGGATCTTTCAAGGAATAACTTGTCAAGAGGAATTCCAACATGCTTAAAGAATTTGACTGCAATGTCTGAACAGAGCATCAACTCAAGTGACATTGTGTCTCGTATATATTGGCATAATAATACTTACATTGAAATTTATGGTGTTTACGGATTGGGAGGTTATACGCTTGACATAACATGGATGTGGAAAGGTGTGGAACGGGGGTTCAAGAATCCAGAGTTAGAGCTCAAAAGCATTGATCTTTCTAGTAACAATTTAATGGGTGAAATACCAAAAGAGGTCGGATATTTGCTTGGATTAGTTTCTTTGAATCTATCAAGAAACGATTTGAGTGGAGAAATTCCTTCTCAGATTGGGAATTTAAGTTCACTTGAATCACTTGACTTGTCAAGAAATCACATCTCTGGGAGAattccttcttctctttctgAAATTGATGATTTGGGAAAATTAGACTTGTCACACAACTCTCTTTCTGGAAGAATCCCATCAGGAAGACATTTTGAAACCTTTGAAGCCTCTAGTTTTGAAGGAAACATTGATCTTTGTGGTGAACAACTTAACAAAACTTGTCCTGGGGATGGAGATCAGACAACAGCAGAGCATCAAGAACCACCAGTCAATGGTGATGATTCTTTTTTCTATGAGGGATTATACATGAGCTTGGGGATTGGATACTTCACTGGATTTTGGGGCTTATTAGGGCCATTACTACTGTGGCGTCCTTGGAGAATTTCTTACATCAGGTTTCTGAACAGATTAACAGACTATGTATGTGTATGCTTATGGTGA